One Nicotiana tomentosiformis chromosome 1, ASM39032v3, whole genome shotgun sequence genomic window, AGCTAACATTACTCACTTTAATATTGAAGCCAGCCTTCGCACTGGTTTCAATGAACATCACATTTAGTTCGCGAGCTTTTGCTTCTCCTTCCTCGATTGAAACTTGCCTGCAATTTGTCACAGGACCAACGAGCGCATGAGAATTCTGCCATTACTATAGCAATAATAAACTACTCATAACAGCAGAAAACTCCAGTAGCATACAACACAACACAAAGCTCACAAATATTTAACCATTTCCTTAGGCACACACTACACTTTGCAAGGAGCAAAAATGGGCGTACCCTAAACATAATGGACCATGAAATTCTCACTACAACTCTCTCCTCTTTCTTAAACATAAAGTGGAATTTCTAGCACATACAAAAAAATGGCAAATACTTTATCACTCCATGAGGTAGACGCAGAGAACAAGATAGGTAAGAAGGTTAAGGATCGTTAGTAGAGACCTCGACATCACGTAGCCAAAAATGCAGGAAGAAAAGGCCAGTAAAATGAAAGAGATGTGTGATAAAAATACATAACGGAAGGTAAAGATTACACATCACTAGTCTCAAAAAAAGCCGCTCTTACCCCCCATACCCTccagaaagaaaaaggaaaaacgaGAATGAAATAGTTATGGCTACCTTTTGTCAACAAGATCAGTTTTGTTACCAACAAGGACAATAATAACATCGCTACCCCTCTCTGTTCGAACCTCCTCAATCCACTTTGAAGTATTTAAGAAGGACTGCCTGCCTGGAACCATTAAAAGTACAAAGTCACTTTAGCAAGGGATATATCATCTATGTAATTCTTTTCCAAGCAAGAATCTATAAGAAAGGATTACACATAAATTGAgtatgatcaggaaaaaacttcataaTATCGAAAAGTGACATACTTGCAACATCAAACACAATGACAGCAACAGAGGAGTCCCTAATATAGCTTGGTATGAGACTCCTAAATCTCTCTTGACCTGCAGTATCCCTGAAAAGGTATCACGAAAAGCAAATCTAAGAGCACTTTAAAATGTAAATTAACTGCTACACCCAGCAGCAAGTGAACCAAACAAGAAGGCTGGCAAAAGTGAAATATTTTCCCAATCAATGAAAACAGGTCAAGGAAATTTATTACCAATAACTAGCTAGAGAAGAATGCTTTGTCAGGCCAGGTTATTTTCAAAAATATGTCTAGGAATTCGACGATTACTGATAACCCAATAGGAAGGGATAGAGTTAAACATTAGGATCTCTCTTTCTCCGCCAGAAAAATGAAGCAAGAGCAGTATATCTGAAGGCATCACTAAAATTTGTTTTAGCAAGAAAATATAAACTGACCAATTGCCATCTCCTGATATATGTTAACAACTCATATAACCAAGGGTAGCTACATCACTTTTTATTGAATAGGGAACTCAAGACATCACTTTGTACTGTTAATTGTCTTACGTTGAATAGATTTATGCTATTTCTCCTTAACAAAATGGCACAAAAGTGACGTATTAAGAATGTTATAAATAGCGTTTATGCTAATTAGAGCTTGAAGAGCAGGCATTGTCTCGTCAAGAAGCATATCCTACCATAGCTGCAATCGTACTGTACGATCTTCAAGGTACATAGTCTTCGACAGGAAGTCAATACCAATTGTGGCCTGAACAAAAAATTAAGTAAAATGAGGATGAGAAGAAAAATTATTCTTCAAATTGACATACTTTACTAGAAGAAGTGAAGCAGGGACTAGAAAATCTAGGTTACGAGCAGTTTCACAATCAAACAGAGAACACAAAAGCTATTCCATCAAAGCATGGAAAATGAAGTTGTTCTAATCATAGTCTAAAAGTTGGCAAAATCACGAAAAAGATAAAGCAAGTCAATTATTAACTGCCAAGGTCTAAGAGTGTGATACATTATCTTGTCAATGATGTGCAAGGAAGAAAAAGCTGCTTTTCGGATTATTAGAGACCGAGGAATATGATATGAAGCAATAAAGTAGGCACAATTTCTATATCCCACTGCTGAATGCTGAAGTGTATATTTCAATTACTTGTATAACAGAGGAGTGATTACTTCACATTTAACGCTACAAAACCTATCAGTCATTAAGGAAACCAACTTAAAGAGAGCAACGCACTCCACTCAAAATTTGCAAACAGACAAATAACCTATACTTTTGTACTTAGGGGCGGATCTACCTTATGAGGTAGGGGTGCCACGCCACCCGCTAGCTTCGCTAAAATTCTTACTATGTACCTAATATCTCTGAGAAGAAACGTATATATGGATAGAGTGGCACCCAAAAGTCACAAAGTGGAAGTGGGTGCCATTGGTTCAGCTTTCCCTTTGAAGGCTTTCCTTGGCCTCATGAATGCAAGTTCGATTCCCTGTTGGAACAGctcctttgatttttccttttttctacttgttaaaatttcttttattttcaggtaagcctcttttccttctttttcggtTCTTTCCCtctctcttcttcatttttttaacTTTCAGTCCTCATTTTGGTTCTATCATTATACCTTACTTTATGAACAATTAAGTTCTATAGataatttgaattgattttaattagcatataatttctttatttttaatgaaacgatattaatttatatattggaatataatttgagcaatatcttccattgggttttgaaaaaaaattaaatggctTGATTGATAGTCGTTTTGAGTCTAATATTATAGGTTGAATGTTGaaggtttttctttgaaaataattgtcatataactcaaaaattaagatggaaaaataaacaaagaacaatacaagtaaattaatctagtcaaacaaagaatatatTATTAAGCTACTCTTTaagcaaatatttatattggaggcGTTCTTTCATGAAATAgtatttttcttttgcatttttgttTAGAATGTGTTTAAATTAAACATTAAAAATTCGAACTAAAATCGAACTTATTTGATTTGTGAATGAAAGGCCTattcaaattaaccaaaaactaaCCGAACCGACCCATTATTCTTAATCTGTCTTTGTAGCTACTGACATGTATACTGTATGCATAACATGGTGGCACATCTGAAGTACAACCTTCGAATATTGGATCCGCCTCTGAAGTACTACACTCTAACAAATAATATGGCCAACAATGCATTgtgcaaaatatatatattaccgAATGCATGGCAGTGCACATGCATCTAAGTATAAACATATTATACATACAAGTGGCGATAAATGTGCGTTACAGATAAAGATATCGAACAATGACTTACTCACAAAAATACGCACTCAGATATGTTCCAGATATAAACCATAATTTTCAGTTACAAGGTTATCCGATACTCAGATCTGTTTCAGATAAACCATACTATACAGCACCATTCTAAACGAGATTAGAAAAATTCAACCTCTAAATAGAATCCTAGTAAGAAACGTCTTCACCTACACTCTCTGATTCTACTATGCATAAATTTATCAAGTGATGCTCGAAAGACTAACCTTCCAATGTAAATGCCAAAGCTAAGCGTATACTGAATCAGGAACAAAGCGAACCATAAAAGTTGATAGTAATACAAATAAAAAACTCTAACAAAAAGAAGATCATCAAGTCCTTATAGAGCAAAACTAAATATCACTAACGACAGGCAGAAAATAAATGTAATTGAGAAGCAGATCCGCAGAAAAAGAAGGTTAACGAATCACATGAATAATGAAGCAGGAAAAGTGTATACCTGATAAGTGTTATCGAATTTATCATACATGAATCGCGTGATAATACTGGTTTTGCCGACAGATTGATCTCCTAAGAAGACGAGCTTGTACTTCGCAAGAGCCGAAACTGGAGCCATATCTAATCGGATCTTTCGAAATCGCTAAGTTAATCGCAGTTCAGAGATAGCGGATCCGATCAGGATTTTCCGACGGAGTATCAGAGATCTCGCCGGAAAATGATCACGGAGAAGGCAAATGGGACTATGGATTCGTGGGTTTAGCGAGAGAAATtaagagagtgtgtgtgtgtgtgtgttttgtatCGGGAGGGAGCAGAGCGCGTGATAAGTGTTCCGTAACATGGTTGTATTACTTGAATTTGGCACATGACATTTGCGGTGTGATTTGCTGGCTTTCGTGAAATTTTTATAGTTTCCTTTTTGTTGTATTCATGttcttcttttttctattttattttatactttttctttttttgaaataGCCTCTGATTTTCAATTTGTACAGATAGTTTAACTAATATTCACTTTAAATTTTACACTATTAGATTAATTTTACTTGTATTAGTAATCTATCTTATTTTCAATATTAGAATCTCACTTTGTATGAAGGTTACTTGTAAATATATAGATTACTGAGCAGCGCAAAACTAGAATTCTATCTGCGCGACGATAGAAACTCTGATATGTATTAAGAAAATCTATTGAATATATGcgaataatttatttataatttaataAACTATAATTCCGGCTAGTCTGATAATATTTCGTCTAGAACTGCTAGCGGTTTTTGTTTCATCacactatttttatttttattttcaatttttattattaCCATAATTATTATCCTTTCACTTATTTGTTACCCTTTACGGTGCTGATATTATTTGTCTGGTTTCTGTTGTTGTTACAGATCTTTTgtctctgagccgagggtctcccgGAAGCAGTCTCTTTCCTCtgtggtaggggtaaggtctgcgtacactctaccctccccagacctcactagtgggactattattgggttgttgttgttgtttaataaactataatttttaaaattcaaaacgcataaattcaaaattttagatttgccTCTCATACTGCAATAAACTTTTCGTCTCGAAATACAAAACTATGAATTTGTTAGCGTTGTAAAACAAACACACACAAGCTAACACTTAAAAAATTGGTATACTCTCAGTGTGAAATTTTTTAAATGTCTAATAGTTTATACAGAAGGGTAAAACATATTGTATACGGTAAAAAtcggttagtccttcgtacgaatTGGTTGAAATAGTAATGCATTAGATCGGAGAAGCATCTTCATattcaggttgaggtccgaagtcaggtcaccaAACTTCGAGCCCTAGcaaccgatcaatatcgagctcgatatcattatcgagctcgaatccaaatcgaactatgatgcaaagtgaagttatcgagcttatgaggcaGAAACCGACGAACACtaaccccgaatcaatacaaggagccgggtcagaatcgagctcgagtcaagatcgagagctcgagtcaataccaagctcgaatcaatatcgagctcatagacaagagccgttgcaatcccactagaggagagaatcccagcaggaattatggaaaaactgatttatcatgggtctcccactatgtatttttaattatatctaaagtaggatctctccactataaaagggatgatTATTATTTCTGAAAGGACCAAGTTTTTGCATgcattgtaactgagatatcatacaccCATATATTGAAGAGTTACCCTTTTTTAGCTTGATAAATTGATTTATCTTGCCTAATCTGTAAATTATCCTCtttccaactttgcttatttttcattctctataGTCAACACTTgatatttctattcattcttacgatttgtgtcaaattATACcatatacccttagaactacgtacaaatttaactcaatccgtttttcgggtaaaacagtttggcgctcaccatggggctaaggataatagtggttatttgatacaaatctgcaaaaACACGCCGTTTTGCGCTTGTTTTCAGAAGTTTCTTTGATTTTGGATTAGCAACAACTAAACTAccaattaaatggccttacctatcgacaacgaagctggtctttaagatgagaacaataacttgacaccTAGTACAGAAAGGCCGCTTGTCAACGTCGTCGGAGCTCGAATTGAAGTGCCGATAGatattaattcgcatgtggccattgaggcgaacctacattctaAACCTGAAAATAGCATACATGGTGGCACTCAGTATGCAGCTCGAGATatccataacgtcgaggaaaacggcgtcagcttgcgtatgattttcgaaatgttacaagctcaacaggcatcgatagctcagttgcagagtcaaacccagataccgagcaAGCCGGAGCCCAGTTAACCCCGAGAAATCACCCATACAACGGAACCAtctataatgaaatcaaatgagcagaagtcggggactaatcccgaaattgctaagatgttcgaagaactgaccaaacgaatagaacCGGGAGAAATGAGGATCAAAGCAAACGataaaaaggtggaaacatacaacttcagggttgatcagatcctgggggcaccaccaatattgaagggcttagatacCAAAAAAAGCaaacaaaagcctttcccccaaagcgcggctcctaaaccgatcccaaagaagttccgcatgcccgagattactaaatataacggaactaccgaccccaacgaacatgtcacctcatacacatgtgccatcaaagggaacgatctagaggatgatgagatcgaatccgtattattgaagaaattcggtgaaaccctgccaaagggagcaatgatatggtatcataatttgccatctaattctatcaattcttttgctatgcttgtagattccttcgtaaaagcacacgccggggccataaaagtcgagaccaggaagtcggacctgttcaaggtaagacaaaaggataacgagatgctaagggagttcatatatcgttttcaaatggaatgaatggatttgccaccagtcacagacgattgggatgttcagaatttcactcaaggtttgaacgaacgaagtttgaaggcttcacggcggttgaagcataacctgatcgagtacctagCTATCATTTTGGtcgacgtgcacaatcggtaccaatcaaaaattagagtcaaaGATGATCAGTTGGGGGCTGAACCCGTtgctcgaagggatatcaatcgagaatAGGATCCGATCAGGGACCGATATCGACTGTATAATGAAAACCAcagaatcaatgaatcgagacgtaaccccgCACAAAGCAACacaagaagtgatcgaggtcaaggatcTCGGGGGTTGATGAACAGAAGTGAGTTCGATAGGCCTACCtgatctaaggaagcaccacagttatcagagtataacctcagcattgatgcatcctcCATCGTGTtggctatcagacgcatcaaagacactaaatggcctctaCCCATGCAGACCgttcctgcccagaggaatcccaatcaaatgtgcgaatatcatagCACCCATGGCcgcagaacggaagattgcaagcaactaagagaggaggtagcccggttattcaataaagggcaccttcaagaatttttaagcgacagggcgaagaaccatttcaaaaacagggatttcggcaaacaAAACGAAaaagaagaaccgcagcacatcatccacatgatcatcggcggcgtcgacACCCCTCAAGGGCCGacgcttaaacgcactaagacatcgattatgagagaaaaatgacctcgaactcaggattacgcacctataggaactttgtccttcaatgatgaagatgcagaagaagTCATACAActtcataacgatgcactggtaatatacgtacttatgaataaaactaaagttaagcatgtattaattgatctaggtagctcggccaacattattaaaTCGAAAgttgtagaacagctcggtctacaggaccaggtcatacctgtaaccctggtTCTGAAcgaattcaatatggcatgtgaaaccaccaaaggcaagataattctgccaataaacgtggtcgggactatccaggaaataaagtttcacgtaatcgaaggcgacatgaggtacaacgccctttttggaaggccatggatccacaacatgagagttgtaccttcgaccctacaccaggttcttaaattcccaacatcgaggggagtcaaaatagtgtacggagaacaaccggccgcaagagaaatgtttgtcgtcgagGAAGCGAATCTGATATCCTCACCTTCGTTAATAAAGGGATCTggctcaaaaggggaacgagatgccaaatagcaatcacagacattaGCTCTAacccaaccagaaaatcagaagatcgatgaagatgatgatcaaaggatcccccgatccttcgtgattcccgatgattccgacgctacccaatcaacgattgaagaatTGGAACAAGTCATCCTAATCAAGCATTTGCCCGaaagaaaggtatacctgggaacagcATTAACCCTTGAACTCAGGaaaaaggcttattcaattttttattgataacatagattattttgctaGGTCCCGTTTAGATATAACaaggatcccaccggatataacgacacattggctaagcctggaccctaggttcaaactggtgaagcaaaaaagaagaccccagtccgaggtaaagcacgcattcataaaggacgaggtaactaaacttttcaaaatagggtccattcgggaggtaaaatatcctgaatggttagccaatgtagttgtagtccctaaaaaagggaacaaacttagaatgtgtgtagattataaggatttaaacaaggcatgccctaaagattcttttccactgcccaaTAGCCATCGCACGATCGATGTCACGGTCGGCCACGATGTACTTACATttatcgatgcctattctgggtataatcaaatccaaatgaacctggaagaccaggaaaagactttatttgtcaccaagtatggaacatattattataatgtgatgcccttcgggctgaaaaatgcaggagctacttaccaacgcctagtaaataaaatattcgaggaacagataggtaaatcaatagaggtttatattgatgacatgctagttaagtctctgcacgcagaggaccatttggctaattttcaggaaacattcgagattttaaggaaatacaacatgaagctcaacccagagaaatgtgcttttcggggtcggttcgggcaagttgctcgacttcatggtatcaaatcaggggatcgagattaaccccgataaaattaaggccatcgaagacatcgccattgtggacagtgtaaaagccgtgcagaggctaacatgatagattgctgccttaggccgattcatttcaaggtcgtcagatcgaagtcacagatttttctctctactcaaaaagaagaacgatttctcttggaccccggaattccaacaggcattagaggaattaaagcgttatctatcgagcccaccactgcttcatactccaaaaacagacgaaaaactttgcttgtatttggcagtatcggaaatcgcggtaagtggtgtcctagttcgagaagagcaaggtacgcaatttttcgtttattatgtaagtcgaaccttaggagaagcagaaactagatatccacacctagaaaaattggcactcacactaataagtgcctctagaaagttaagaccatactttcaatgtcaccccatatgcgtattaaccacttacccgcttcgtaatattttgcacaagcccgaactatcaggccgattggccaaatgggccgtcgaactcagtgggtacgatatcgaatatcaaccccgtacgaccatcaagtctcaaattttagcggactttgtggctgatttcatgtcgaccctcgtacccgaagttgaaaaagaactcttattgaaatcgggtacatcgtcgggggtatggacccttttcacggacggggcttcgaacgtgaaggggttcgggttaggcatcattttaaagccgcccacgggtaaaaCTATTaaacaatctatcaaaactactaggttgactaataacgaggccgggtatgaggccatgattgcaggtctcgaactagatAAAAGCTTGGGAGTAgaaatcattgaagccaagtgtgattctttgctggtggtaaatcaagtaaacaaaaccttcgaagttcgagaagatagaatgcaaaggtatttggacaaactgcaggtaactttgcactgTTTCAAAGAATGGATCTTACAGCATGTaactcgagaacaaaacagtgaggccgatgcacttgtaaatttgggatcatcggtaggggaagatgagatcagcttgGGGACtttcgttcaactctcgagatccgtgatcgaggaaggtcacaccgagataaactctacaagcttaacctgggattggaggaataagtatattgaatacttgaggAACGGAAATATCCCATCGGACCCTATAAATTCTatggccctacgaaccaaagctgctcggtTCATATTGACTGCAGACggaacattataccgaaggacattcgatggaccactggcagtatgcttaggaccaggggacaccgattacgtcctacgtgagattcaagagggtacttgtggaaatcattcaggtaccgattcattagtccaaaaaataatcagagtaggatattattggatcgatatggacaaagatgcaaaggagtttgttcgaaaatgtgacaaatgtcaaaggtttgcatcgatgatccatcagcccggagagcaacttcactcagtcttatccccatggtcgttcatgaaatagggaatggatatcgtcggccctctgccatcggccccaggtaaagatAAGTTCATCTTATTTATaattgactatttctctaaatgggttgaagcacaggcgttcgaaaaagttagagagaaagaggttatagacttcatctgggatcatatcgtatgccgatttgggatacccgccgaaatagtgtgtgacaatgggaaataatttatcggcagcaaagtaacaaaatttctcgaagactataagataaaaaggatattatcaacactgtatcaccctaatgggaacggacaggccgaatcgacgaacaaaactatcattcaaaatctaaagaaaagtttgaacgacgctaaggggaaatggagagacatcctacccgaagttctttgggcatatcgaacaacatcaaagtccagtacgggggcaaccccattctccttagtatatagttccgaagccttgattccagtcgaagtcggagaacccagtgccaggtttcgatatataatagaagagtcaaatcacggggctatgaatactagcctcgaattattggatgaaaaatgagaagccactctcgtccgattagccgcccaaaagcagcggatcgaaagatactataatcgaagaaccaagctttgccattttaaaatcggggacttagtgctaaggaaagtcaccctcatcACCCGAAATCCCAACGAAGGAAAACTGGgttcgaactgggaaggaccgtaccaagtACTCAAAAACGTcagtaaaggatcctacaaactcggtATTATAACGgcgaacaactaccaagcaatagGAACGTGTCAcacctcaaacgatattattgttaaggtatgattttctcccttctttcgtctatatatatatttgatactaactcattgcaggagttTAGCCAAAaacatcgagacctcaggttttaaagtacgtgttgcactctttttcccttatatcggtttttatcccaaccggatttttccggcaaggtttttaacgagacaacaactatgtgctacctgaggacattttaatagtatccaaggcttctttacaatcaacctcgaatactggggggttTTACAATCGAATAAATCGAGTTCgatacaagaaagttatttcgtacCAAAGTCATAtcaaacagggtctcgatagggaaAAAGTTtatgggccaaatggtcaaatcgaaccatgcccgcatagttttgctcgagccctggcacaaaatacGAACATATATATAACGACCTCTTTATCGATAACTCATATTTTGAACACTTTCGTTCTGCTTCATGATTCAAATAGGCTTAAGGGACGACCACTACCGAAGGAATTTTGAAAAAAGCCCTGGCACAAAATACGAACATATGTATAACGACTTATTTACCGATAActgatattttgaaaattttcgttCTGCTTCATGATTCAAATAGGCTTAAGGGCTGACCACTACTGAAGGAGTTTTGAAAAAACTtacaccataaagcctacgggctataatactttgagttcgagttcgagcaaactctcactcgaccattaagcctacgggctatattatttcgagttcgaatcactcactcgacttctaagcctacgggctactcttatttcgagtttgagcaaactctcactcgactattaagcctacgggctacattacttcgagttcgaatcactcactcgactaataagcctacgggctatatcacttcgagttcgagcaagcactaactcgactaagcctatgggctactcttatttcgagttcgagcaaactctaactcgaccattaagcctacgggctacattacttcgagtttgaatcactcactcgactactaagcctacagactactcttattttgagttcgagcaaactctcactcgaccattaagcgtgcgggctacattatttcgagttcgaatcactcactcgactactaagcctacgggctactctt contains:
- the LOC104098999 gene encoding ras-related protein RABH1b-like, whose protein sequence is MAPVSALAKYKLVFLGDQSVGKTSIITRFMYDKFDNTYQATIGIDFLSKTMYLEDRTVRLQLWDTAGQERFRSLIPSYIRDSSVAVIVFDVASRQSFLNTSKWIEEVRTERGSDVIIVLVGNKTDLVDKRQVSIEEGEAKARELNVMFIETSAKAGFNIKPLFRKIAAALPGMETLSSAKQEDMVDVNLKSSNSNAFQSQPQSGGCAC